One Acutalibacter muris DNA window includes the following coding sequences:
- a CDS encoding zinc ribbon domain-containing protein, whose translation MALFESLTKKAADASAKAIQKTREISEVARLNSMISEEEKIISNAYFQIGKLYATIHAQDSEPEFMGMIGTIVDSDRKIQEYKRQIQDLKGVQRCEKCGAEVARGVSFCSSCGAPMPVESPKIPEDKMVCSACGALVKKGMRFCTSCGKPMEQEPSQSLETAQPMENTATERVCPACGCKNTSEDAFCKECGAKLG comes from the coding sequence ATGGCACTATTTGAATCACTTACCAAAAAAGCGGCAGACGCAAGCGCAAAGGCCATACAAAAGACCAGAGAAATTTCGGAGGTTGCCCGATTAAATTCCATGATTTCCGAGGAAGAAAAGATAATCTCAAATGCCTATTTTCAAATCGGTAAGCTGTACGCAACCATTCATGCCCAGGATAGTGAGCCGGAGTTCATGGGGATGATAGGAACAATTGTGGACTCTGACAGGAAAATCCAGGAATATAAGAGACAAATTCAGGATCTAAAGGGCGTTCAACGCTGTGAGAAGTGCGGTGCCGAGGTGGCGCGCGGAGTATCCTTTTGTAGCTCTTGCGGAGCGCCAATGCCGGTGGAAAGTCCAAAAATACCGGAAGATAAAATGGTGTGTTCCGCTTGCGGCGCGTTGGTAAAAAAGGGAATGCGCTTTTGTACGTCATGTGGAAAGCCTATGGAACAGGAGCCAAGTCAATCTTTGGAAACCGCCCAGCCTATGGAAAATACTGCAACTGAACGGGTATGCCCGGCTTGTGGATGTAAGAACACCTCTGAAGATGCGTTCTGCAAAGAATGTGGAGCAAAATTAGGTTGA
- a CDS encoding recombinase family protein — protein sequence MPMKTYGYIRVSSTDQNEDRQRIALSTKEVPLRNIYMDKQSGKDFERPQYQRMVKKLKPGDLLYILSIDRLGRNYKEIQEQWRILTKIKNVDICVIDMPLLDTRTAKDLMGTFIADLVLQILSFVAENERVNIKKRQEQGIAAAKARGVRFGRPEKPVPEDFEQIVIQWQDKALDISQVLELCDMSAATFYKRLREYRIANGTKRESGQL from the coding sequence ATGCCCATGAAAACCTACGGATATATCCGGGTATCCAGCACCGACCAGAACGAGGACAGGCAGCGGATTGCGCTCAGCACTAAGGAAGTGCCACTGCGCAACATCTATATGGACAAGCAGTCTGGCAAGGACTTTGAAAGGCCGCAGTATCAGCGGATGGTGAAAAAGCTAAAGCCAGGCGACCTGCTCTATATTTTGAGCATCGACCGGCTGGGACGCAACTATAAGGAGATCCAGGAACAGTGGAGGATCCTTACAAAAATCAAGAATGTGGACATCTGCGTGATCGATATGCCGCTCTTGGACACCCGCACCGCCAAAGACCTGATGGGGACGTTCATTGCCGACCTAGTGCTGCAAATCCTCTCCTTCGTAGCAGAAAATGAGAGGGTCAACATCAAAAAAAGGCAGGAACAGGGCATCGCGGCGGCAAAAGCTCGAGGGGTACGGTTCGGCAGGCCGGAGAAGCCGGTGCCAGAGGATTTCGAGCAAATCGTGATTCAGTGGCAAGACAAAGCACTTGACATCAGCCAAGTGCTTGAGCTTTGCGACATGAGCGCCGCTACATTTTATAAGCGGCTGCGGGAATACCGTATAGCAAATGGGACAAAAAGGGAATCGGGGCAACTCTGA
- a CDS encoding S-layer homology domain-containing protein has translation MKKIISILLSLALCLGMWPPVALAVEGDQNVTVLTVQDNQSISLQEKDGQPQYVIYNGMNPAGNGTFTSLVLTGSAQSASITFSRTLPEGTSVTLRDLRITTTDNQSSLYICGNREIGIEGNVSVSAAVPPIWINKGAVVSMTGPGNLTVTHDKGKAVINNDGSLTIDVKGDVRMEALNGTLFKNNSDEHPISISAKNITLSDSTDNTSFAGVTLTLSDTSSVNGQTPAAKMEKDGVTTYLLADQLDAALANSGNAGATFTLLANVERTNTLNIKVNCTLDLGGHNITFTGTEYVWVQGSVTAMTIRGEGEIISEQSHALAVNGSVTLEGGTFTSNGENSAGVYVNSASASLSVTGEYVTIRNTGGGYGLAVNSAQSVQLSAGICEGEKAIEVFGSGNLASLLAEGCAYYRDGTPIALEADGQELTGTVTVKACNHAGEGVCTYTHNENTSTHTKTCLACGKTWDAENCDYGEYTHNDTSHTRICKLCGYQNVEAHNIKCTAEASGTVIAVSEACKTCGYGKDLGTVTIHIPKLVYGDLTGVVTAENTLTEPVSVAGNVKNPLGETVIFSDHAIIDPPTMATLTGNALLSAGEHKIKINIVIIRDENALAECELTFNVAPALLTADMVTLSAESATYSGTEQKPALSVQQGETTLTEGTDYEVSYKRGDAATTDFTNAGTVNITVTGKGNYTGSVEKTYTIGKATPTIAWANNSPVELTYTGQSVAIEPTVTLVNDENFSGTITYTYGTYSGPDLPTNVGTYSIKASIAEQGNYTAAQSEEMTLTIKKADVTVTAPTAKTLTYTGEAQALVEAGTANVGDMVYSTAQDGTYTKNIPTGTNAGTYDVWYKVEGTDNYNGTAPAKVAVTINKASHENVTVETSAKFGASRTYDIGGMLPDGAELGNITVSGGIFANPQPAVNEGVLSYTLAADQTNVNKIGTVTVPVSSSTNYNAFDLMIKITVADVDIPELTVDAISVTYTGQSVSDLKISGTAVANGTPVKGGWSFVPGQALTDVADSGLKEVIFTPEDSTLYGKAKGYAQVQIGKATPTLRLTASPTATTGGDVTFSLSGLPDGSTANLACYDKDITVTKNQDGTFTANIPQGGTDTTYTFTAAYAGDSNHEKANTSCSVQRKALTELPDPPADDGSNKFKLVMEEGISEVPAGLKTNASLDTPEELEAVMKTKVTEQTPTIPATNTAVYDVALLVSTDGGGNWTAATKDNFPAGGLTVTLPYPSGTDSSYTFTVVHMFTTTDFGNVIGDIETPTVTNTANGLRFTVTGLSPISVGWEKKSSGSSGGGGGWVSYYSVKVNESEHGKVTADRTSIYAGSTVTLTVQPDEGYKLDKITVTDSQNQAVELTEKNGKYTFKMPSRNVTVKADFVPAGSPSPEPIGSPSPLPSGSPTPTTSPSPSPKPWRNPFPDVSDTSWYIKAVEFVCKNGLMAGYENGKFGPNDSMTRAQFAQIIYNKAGRPQAGSGVFSDVTTGWYVNAVNWATAEGIVTGVGGGRFAPDRPITRQDLAVMLWRYAGSPEPRKNELDFSDAGKVSTYAWKALCWANENGIVRGKGNGILDPKGKATRAEVAQMLMNYLNK, from the coding sequence ATGAAGAAAATTATCAGTATTCTGCTGAGCCTGGCCCTGTGCCTGGGGATGTGGCCGCCGGTGGCGTTGGCGGTGGAGGGGGACCAGAACGTCACTGTGCTTACAGTGCAGGACAACCAAAGTATTTCTCTTCAAGAAAAAGATGGACAGCCGCAATATGTTATTTACAACGGCATGAATCCGGCGGGGAATGGCACCTTCACCAGCCTTGTCCTCACCGGGTCGGCCCAGAGCGCAAGTATTACATTTAGTAGAACGCTGCCGGAAGGTACGAGCGTTACCCTGCGGGATTTGCGTATTACAACCACCGACAACCAAAGTTCGCTCTATATATGCGGCAATCGCGAAATCGGGATCGAAGGGAATGTATCCGTTTCTGCAGCAGTTCCCCCTATTTGGATAAATAAAGGTGCCGTTGTCAGCATGACCGGCCCCGGCAATCTCACCGTGACGCATGACAAGGGAAAGGCCGTAATCAATAACGATGGCTCTCTCACCATTGATGTAAAGGGAGACGTCCGCATGGAGGCCCTTAACGGCACCCTGTTCAAGAATAATTCCGATGAACACCCCATCTCCATCAGCGCCAAAAACATCACCCTGTCGGACAGCACGGACAACACCAGCTTCGCGGGCGTGACCCTGACACTCAGCGACACATCGAGCGTCAACGGCCAAACCCCCGCGGCTAAGATGGAAAAGGACGGCGTTACCACTTACCTGCTCGCGGATCAACTGGACGCCGCCCTCGCAAACAGCGGCAACGCTGGGGCCACCTTCACCCTGCTGGCGAATGTAGAGAGGACAAATACCCTCAACATCAAAGTCAACTGCACCTTGGACCTGGGCGGGCATAACATCACATTTACCGGCACTGAATATGTCTGGGTTCAAGGTTCTGTCACTGCTATGACCATCCGGGGCGAGGGGGAGATCATTTCTGAGCAGAGCCATGCTCTTGCTGTGAACGGAAGCGTAACGCTGGAAGGTGGGACTTTTACCAGCAACGGGGAGAATTCCGCCGGTGTATACGTCAATTCTGCAAGTGCATCTCTATCCGTCACCGGCGAATATGTGACCATACGCAATACAGGCGGCGGCTATGGGTTGGCCGTCAACTCTGCACAGTCCGTCCAGCTCTCCGCCGGGATCTGCGAGGGCGAAAAGGCGATTGAGGTATTCGGCAGCGGCAACCTTGCCAGCCTGCTGGCCGAGGGCTGCGCCTACTATCGCGATGGTACGCCCATCGCGCTCGAGGCGGACGGCCAGGAGCTGACCGGCACCGTGACGGTAAAGGCGTGTAACCACGCCGGCGAGGGCGTCTGTACTTACACCCACAACGAAAATACGTCCACCCACACCAAGACCTGTCTGGCCTGCGGCAAAACATGGGACGCGGAAAACTGCGACTACGGCGAATACACCCACAACGACACCAGCCACACCCGGATCTGTAAGCTCTGCGGGTATCAAAATGTGGAGGCGCATAACATCAAATGCACCGCCGAGGCCAGCGGCACGGTCATAGCGGTGAGCGAAGCCTGCAAGACCTGCGGCTATGGGAAGGATTTAGGCACCGTGACGATCCACATTCCCAAGCTGGTCTATGGGGATCTGACCGGTGTGGTCACAGCGGAAAACACCCTGACGGAGCCGGTGTCGGTAGCTGGTAACGTGAAGAACCCGCTTGGAGAAACAGTTATTTTTTCTGATCACGCTATTATCGACCCTCCCACTATGGCTACTCTGACAGGCAATGCCCTTCTGAGTGCCGGAGAACATAAAATAAAAATAAATATTGTTATTATTCGTGACGAGAATGCTTTGGCAGAATGCGAGCTGACTTTCAATGTTGCCCCCGCCCTGCTGACGGCGGACATGGTGACGCTGTCCGCGGAGAGCGCCACTTACAGCGGCACAGAGCAGAAACCCGCCCTCTCTGTCCAGCAGGGGGAAACCACGCTGACTGAGGGAACCGATTATGAGGTCAGCTACAAACGCGGCGATGCTGCTACCACCGACTTCACCAACGCCGGAACGGTAAACATCACCGTCACCGGCAAGGGGAACTATACCGGGAGTGTGGAAAAAACCTACACCATCGGCAAGGCCACGCCCACAATCGCGTGGGCCAATAATAGCCCAGTGGAGCTGACCTACACCGGCCAGTCTGTGGCAATCGAGCCTACTGTGACGCTGGTAAACGACGAAAACTTCAGCGGAACGATCACTTACACTTATGGAACGTATTCCGGCCCTGACTTGCCCACCAATGTTGGAACTTACTCCATCAAGGCCAGCATTGCGGAGCAGGGTAACTATACCGCCGCCCAGAGCGAGGAGATGACGCTGACTATCAAGAAAGCGGACGTGACGGTCACAGCTCCCACGGCCAAAACGCTGACCTATACCGGGGAGGCCCAGGCGCTTGTGGAGGCAGGGACGGCGAACGTGGGGGATATGGTGTATTCAACTGCACAAGACGGAACGTACACCAAGAATATCCCCACCGGCACCAATGCGGGAACGTATGATGTCTGGTATAAGGTGGAAGGTACCGATAATTACAACGGCACCGCTCCGGCGAAGGTGGCTGTGACAATAAATAAGGCCAGCCATGAGAATGTGACCGTAGAAACCTCCGCGAAGTTTGGCGCCAGCCGGACTTATGATATCGGCGGGATGCTTCCCGATGGCGCGGAGCTGGGGAATATCACCGTAAGCGGCGGCATCTTTGCCAATCCCCAGCCTGCCGTGAACGAAGGTGTGCTGTCATACACGCTTGCGGCTGACCAGACTAATGTTAATAAGATTGGCACGGTAACTGTCCCTGTTTCGAGCTCCACCAACTATAATGCGTTTGACTTGATGATTAAAATTACTGTTGCCGATGTGGACATCCCGGAGCTGACCGTGGACGCGATATCTGTGACCTATACCGGCCAGTCTGTTTCGGACTTGAAGATCAGCGGCACAGCGGTGGCGAACGGCACGCCGGTCAAAGGCGGATGGAGCTTCGTACCGGGTCAGGCGCTGACTGACGTGGCGGACAGCGGCCTGAAAGAGGTGATCTTCACGCCGGAAGACAGCACCTTGTATGGGAAAGCCAAAGGCTATGCCCAGGTGCAGATAGGCAAGGCGACTCCCACCCTGCGCCTGACGGCATCCCCCACGGCCACGACCGGCGGCGACGTGACGTTTTCTCTCTCCGGCCTGCCCGATGGCAGCACAGCAAACTTGGCCTGCTACGATAAGGACATCACCGTGACAAAGAATCAGGACGGTACCTTTACCGCGAACATCCCCCAAGGCGGCACAGATACAACATACACATTTACAGCGGCATACGCCGGGGACAGCAACCATGAAAAGGCGAACACGTCATGTTCCGTACAGAGGAAGGCGCTGACAGAGCTGCCTGATCCTCCCGCTGACGACGGTTCAAATAAATTCAAGCTGGTCATGGAAGAAGGAATCTCAGAAGTACCCGCAGGGCTGAAGACCAACGCGAGCTTGGATACCCCGGAAGAACTGGAAGCAGTGATGAAAACTAAGGTCACGGAGCAAACCCCCACCATCCCGGCAACGAACACAGCTGTGTATGATGTGGCATTGCTGGTAAGCACTGACGGAGGGGGAAATTGGACAGCTGCGACCAAAGACAACTTCCCCGCCGGGGGATTAACCGTTACACTGCCCTATCCTTCCGGGACAGACAGCAGCTATACGTTTACGGTTGTGCATATGTTTACAACCACTGATTTTGGCAATGTCATTGGTGACATCGAGACCCCGACTGTGACCAACACCGCAAATGGCCTTCGGTTCACAGTAACCGGACTCTCGCCAATCTCCGTGGGCTGGGAGAAGAAGTCCTCCGGCAGCTCCGGCGGTGGCGGCGGTTGGGTCAGCTACTACAGCGTAAAAGTCAATGAGAGCGAACACGGCAAAGTCACCGCTGACCGCACCAGCATATACGCTGGCAGCACCGTGACCCTGACCGTTCAGCCGGACGAGGGCTACAAGCTGGACAAAATCACCGTCACAGACAGCCAGAACCAGGCAGTAGAGCTTACCGAGAAGAATGGTAAATACACTTTCAAAATGCCCAGCCGGAATGTGACGGTAAAGGCTGATTTTGTACCCGCAGGTTCTCCCAGCCCGGAGCCTATAGGTTCTCCCAGCCCTTTGCCGAGTGGCTCGCCAACACCCACTACATCCCCCAGCCCATCGCCAAAGCCCTGGAGGAATCCCTTCCCGGACGTGAGCGATACCAGCTGGTACATCAAGGCCGTGGAGTTTGTGTGTAAAAACGGTCTGATGGCTGGCTATGAGAACGGCAAATTCGGCCCTAATGACAGCATGACCCGCGCTCAGTTCGCGCAGATCATCTATAACAAGGCAGGGCGTCCCCAGGCCGGGAGCGGTGTGTTCAGTGATGTGACCACTGGCTGGTACGTAAACGCTGTGAATTGGGCGACGGCAGAGGGCATCGTCACTGGTGTAGGCGGCGGCAGATTCGCCCCGGATCGGCCAATCACCCGGCAGGATTTGGCAGTCATGCTCTGGCGCTACGCCGGCAGCCCCGAACCACGCAAGAATGAGCTGGATTTCAGCGATGCCGGGAAGGTGAGTACTTACGCCTGGAAAGCGCTGTGCTGGGCCAATGAGAATGGCATCGTCAGAGGTAAAGGGAATGGAATACTTGACCCGAAAGGGAAAGCGACCAGAGCCGAGGTTGCGCAGATGCTTATGAATTACTTGAATAAATAA
- a CDS encoding LuxR C-terminal-related transcriptional regulator: MEQYIMPLSANRKLKAAKSIDQTAYIYGATGYGKTTFVQKYLAKRRHTYLNCGNRRWDENDIPAQGIVVLDDLHLLDESRREIVRSIVAMPEVWLIIVSRSPVPAWLMPEYINVGFMIISENDLRLGRKEIAGYLDRLGLSCTEDGLRLLTENSEGNAYAVRHAALKMAEGMTPGPQMQKEIHDGFARYLTDHVMVEWDSELLEFLMRVSVVDEFTLPLAELITASRQASVYLQKAAETGNFLFLEGDTYRLRPVLLHALRERSRQSLGEEQLRTCAKNAGVWYEMNGHISEALEMYEQAENWAQIRELLIRNARTNPGAGHYYELRRYYLSMDEDEAAKSPVLMAGLSMLHSMLMDEEKSEYWYKKLADFAKTATGGTKREAQSRLCYLDIGLPHRGSRDVLKIMLRAPAMLLDQGARLPEFSVTSNVPSTMNGGKDFCRWSRSDRALARTVGPLVERVLGSYGKGLTKIALGESLFEKGENAFEVLTLLSRGQVETECGGRPEIAFSAVGQRVRMMILQGDLLNAGTILDSFQTAVKEQRVMQLLPNIRAMRCRIALYAGDMEAVREWLKEAPDEDKEFITMERYRYLTKVRCYLALGENLKALALLEKLNEYAGRGHRTYIRMEAGVLGAIVRQRLGAEWEAMLTAALDEAESYHFVRFISELGAAVLPLLKKRSRDGPWYRQMLDETKQTARRYPSYLLPKSAARDDFSPTALEILRLQSGGLSATQIGARLGMKPDTVRYHIKENYRKLEAGSKTDAIAAAKSLGLI; encoded by the coding sequence TTGGAACAGTACATCATGCCGCTGAGCGCGAACCGTAAGCTAAAAGCCGCGAAAAGCATTGACCAGACCGCCTATATCTATGGGGCAACCGGCTACGGCAAGACCACCTTTGTACAAAAATATCTGGCGAAACGCCGCCATACCTATCTGAACTGCGGGAACCGGCGCTGGGATGAAAATGATATCCCGGCCCAGGGAATCGTGGTGCTGGACGATTTGCATCTGCTGGACGAATCCCGGAGAGAAATAGTCAGGAGCATCGTCGCCATGCCGGAGGTCTGGCTGATCATCGTAAGCCGCAGCCCGGTACCCGCCTGGCTCATGCCCGAATACATCAATGTGGGTTTCATGATCATCAGCGAGAACGACCTGCGCCTGGGCAGAAAGGAAATTGCGGGGTACTTGGACAGGCTGGGGCTTTCTTGTACCGAGGATGGTTTGCGGCTTTTAACGGAGAACTCCGAGGGCAATGCCTATGCGGTGCGCCACGCGGCACTGAAGATGGCCGAGGGTATGACTCCCGGGCCGCAGATGCAAAAGGAAATTCACGACGGCTTCGCCCGGTACCTTACAGATCATGTGATGGTGGAATGGGACAGCGAGCTGCTGGAATTCCTCATGAGGGTCAGCGTGGTGGACGAATTTACCCTGCCCCTGGCAGAGCTCATCACCGCCAGCCGCCAGGCTTCGGTTTACTTGCAAAAGGCGGCTGAAACCGGCAATTTCCTGTTTTTGGAGGGCGATACGTACCGCCTGCGACCGGTGCTCCTCCACGCTCTGCGGGAGCGGTCCAGGCAGTCGCTGGGGGAGGAGCAGTTGAGGACCTGTGCGAAAAACGCCGGGGTCTGGTATGAGATGAACGGGCATATCTCGGAGGCCCTGGAGATGTACGAGCAGGCCGAGAACTGGGCGCAGATCCGGGAACTGCTTATCCGCAACGCCCGGACGAACCCTGGCGCGGGCCACTACTACGAACTGCGCCGGTACTATCTCAGCATGGATGAGGATGAGGCCGCAAAAAGCCCCGTACTCATGGCAGGGCTTTCTATGCTCCACTCCATGCTGATGGACGAGGAAAAAAGCGAGTATTGGTACAAAAAGCTGGCCGATTTCGCCAAGACTGCCACCGGCGGCACAAAGCGGGAGGCCCAGAGCCGCCTATGCTACCTGGACATCGGCTTGCCCCACCGGGGGAGCCGGGACGTGCTGAAAATCATGCTGAGAGCGCCTGCTATGCTCCTGGACCAGGGGGCGCGCCTGCCGGAGTTTTCCGTCACCAGCAACGTGCCCAGCACCATGAACGGCGGGAAGGATTTCTGCCGGTGGAGCCGCTCGGACCGGGCCTTGGCGCGGACTGTCGGGCCGCTGGTGGAGCGGGTGCTGGGGAGCTACGGCAAGGGACTGACGAAAATTGCCCTGGGGGAGAGCCTGTTCGAGAAGGGCGAGAATGCCTTCGAGGTGCTGACTCTGCTCTCCAGAGGACAGGTGGAGACCGAGTGCGGCGGCAGACCGGAGATCGCGTTCTCGGCGGTGGGCCAGCGGGTGCGGATGATGATTTTACAGGGCGACCTCTTAAACGCCGGGACGATACTCGACTCCTTCCAGACAGCGGTAAAGGAGCAGCGGGTGATGCAGCTCCTGCCCAATATCCGGGCCATGCGGTGCAGGATAGCGCTGTACGCCGGTGACATGGAGGCGGTTCGGGAGTGGCTGAAAGAGGCCCCGGACGAGGATAAGGAATTTATCACCATGGAGCGCTATCGCTATCTGACCAAGGTGCGCTGCTATCTAGCGCTGGGCGAGAACCTCAAGGCCCTGGCCCTGCTGGAAAAGCTCAACGAATACGCCGGGCGCGGCCATAGGACGTACATCCGCATGGAGGCCGGGGTGCTGGGGGCCATCGTGCGCCAGCGGCTGGGGGCGGAGTGGGAGGCCATGCTGACCGCAGCTCTGGACGAGGCCGAGAGCTATCACTTCGTGCGGTTCATCAGCGAGCTGGGGGCGGCGGTGCTGCCGTTGCTGAAGAAGCGGAGTCGGGACGGCCCGTGGTATAGGCAGATGCTGGATGAAACCAAGCAGACGGCCCGGCGCTATCCGAGCTATCTGCTGCCAAAGTCGGCGGCAAGGGATGACTTCTCCCCCACGGCGCTGGAGATCCTGCGGCTGCAAAGCGGGGGCCTTTCGGCCACACAGATCGGCGCGAGGCTCGGCATGAAGCCGGACACGGTGCGCTATCACATCAAGGAGAACTACCGCAAGCTGGAGGCTGGCAGCAAGACAGACGCCATTGCCGCCGCCAAGAGCTTGGGGCTGATATAG
- a CDS encoding helix-turn-helix domain-containing protein, whose amino-acid sequence MKQKMYNMEGLYQSDLPKRAILVYMYLSDRAGKEGQCFPSVPTIARQTKMSEATVHRAIRDLEKGGFLYVTGRQRPNGADSSNLYTLTNAEPGW is encoded by the coding sequence ATGAAACAGAAAATGTATAATATGGAGGGCCTATACCAGAGCGACCTGCCCAAACGCGCAATCCTGGTTTATATGTACCTGTCCGACCGGGCAGGCAAGGAGGGGCAGTGCTTTCCTTCCGTGCCGACCATAGCTAGACAGACAAAGATGTCCGAGGCCACGGTGCATAGGGCCATCCGGGACTTGGAGAAGGGTGGGTTCCTCTACGTCACCGGGCGGCAGCGGCCTAATGGCGCGGACTCGTCTAACCTATATACACTGACAAACGCCGAGCCAGGGTGGTGA
- a CDS encoding type IV secretory system conjugative DNA transfer family protein, producing the protein MPQNVGGLILAAGIMLAVLAGITALSNFYSLNIKAKTVGHGQHGTARWATRGEIVRTYAQVDFTPERWREGRNLPDKQGIVVGCKNKKHGTTALVDTGDVHAIMIGAAGVGKTAYWLYPCLEYALASGMSFLNTDTKGDVFRNYAGIARDCYGYRVSVIDLRNPTKSDGFNLLHLVNKYADLYKQEGKLAHKARAEKYAKIISKTIIMSGGDSASYGQNAFFYDAAEGLLTSAILLVAEFCEPAERHIVSIFKIIQELLAPSGVKGKTLFHILMDSLPSDHKARWFAGAALSSSEQAMASVMSTALARLNSFLDSEMEQILCFGTAVDAETFCNEKSALFLVMPEEDPNKFFMVSLVIQQLYREILAVADENGGKLKNRAVFFADEFGTLPKIESAEMMFSASRSRRLSIVPVIQSLGQLEKNYGKEGAEIIIDNTQLTIFGGFAPNSETAQVMSKSLGSRTALSGSVSRGKNDPSQSLQMIERPLMTPDELKSMPKGQFVVMKTGVNPMKVKLKLFFKWGIEFGKPYQVPDRGSRPVRYASRAALMEAIHKAFPHLRPRKSEPSTQPVEKPAKIRTERNETENV; encoded by the coding sequence ATGCCGCAAAACGTCGGCGGTCTGATTCTGGCGGCGGGTATCATGCTTGCCGTCCTCGCAGGGATCACCGCCCTGAGTAATTTCTATTCGCTGAACATCAAGGCAAAGACCGTGGGCCACGGCCAGCACGGTACCGCGCGGTGGGCCACCAGAGGGGAGATTGTCCGCACCTATGCGCAGGTCGATTTTACCCCCGAACGCTGGCGGGAGGGAAGAAATCTACCGGACAAACAGGGCATTGTGGTTGGCTGTAAAAACAAAAAGCATGGCACCACCGCCCTGGTGGATACCGGCGATGTCCATGCTATCATGATAGGCGCGGCTGGCGTGGGAAAGACTGCGTACTGGCTTTACCCCTGTCTGGAATACGCCCTGGCAAGTGGGATGTCATTCTTAAATACTGATACCAAGGGCGATGTTTTTCGCAACTATGCTGGCATCGCTAGGGACTGCTATGGCTACCGGGTTTCCGTTATTGACCTGCGCAACCCTACAAAGAGCGACGGCTTTAACCTCCTGCATCTGGTCAACAAATATGCCGATTTGTACAAGCAGGAGGGCAAGCTGGCCCACAAAGCAAGGGCTGAGAAGTACGCCAAAATCATCTCAAAGACCATCATCATGTCAGGCGGCGACAGCGCAAGCTACGGTCAAAACGCCTTCTTTTACGATGCGGCGGAGGGCCTGCTCACCTCGGCAATCCTGCTGGTGGCAGAGTTTTGTGAGCCTGCCGAGCGCCACATCGTATCCATTTTCAAAATCATCCAGGAGCTGCTGGCTCCCAGCGGCGTAAAAGGCAAGACCCTGTTCCACATCCTCATGGACTCGCTACCATCTGACCACAAGGCCCGCTGGTTTGCGGGAGCGGCCCTGTCCTCCAGCGAACAGGCCATGGCCTCCGTCATGTCCACGGCACTTGCTCGGTTAAACAGTTTCCTCGATAGCGAAATGGAGCAGATCCTGTGCTTCGGCACGGCGGTAGACGCGGAAACATTCTGCAACGAGAAATCCGCTCTGTTCCTGGTGATGCCCGAGGAAGACCCCAATAAGTTTTTCATGGTATCTCTGGTGATCCAGCAGCTCTACCGGGAGATCCTGGCCGTGGCAGACGAGAACGGTGGCAAGCTGAAGAACCGGGCGGTATTCTTCGCTGACGAGTTCGGCACTTTGCCGAAGATAGAGTCCGCTGAGATGATGTTCTCGGCCAGCCGCTCCCGCCGTCTGAGCATTGTGCCGGTCATTCAATCCCTGGGGCAACTTGAGAAGAACTACGGCAAAGAGGGTGCTGAAATTATAATAGATAACACGCAGCTCACCATTTTTGGCGGTTTTGCGCCCAACAGCGAAACCGCCCAGGTCATGAGCAAATCCCTGGGCAGCAGGACGGCGCTCTCCGGCTCCGTCAGCCGGGGAAAGAATGACCCCAGCCAGTCTTTGCAGATGATAGAGCGCCCCCTCATGACCCCAGACGAGCTGAAGTCCATGCCAAAGGGCCAGTTCGTGGTGATGAAAACCGGCGTGAACCCCATGAAGGTCAAGCTAAAGCTTTTCTTCAAGTGGGGCATTGAGTTCGGGAAGCCGTACCAGGTGCCGGACAGGGGCAGCAGACCGGTGCGGTACGCCAGCCGCGCAGCGCTGATGGAGGCCATCCATAAGGCGTTCCCTCATCTGCGGCCCAGGAAATCAGAGCCATCTACCCAGCCTGTGGAGAAGCCAGCTAAAATACGAACCGAAAGGAATGAAACAGAAAATGTATAA
- the rhaM gene encoding L-rhamnose mutarotase: MKLYPGKAQEYKRRHDRLWPEMLEMIHAHGGRNYSIFLDESSLTLFAVIEIENEELWAQGTDTAINRKWWDYMADIMETNPDNSPVSTDLPMLFHLD, encoded by the coding sequence ATGAAACTCTATCCCGGAAAAGCCCAGGAATATAAGCGCCGCCATGACCGGCTCTGGCCGGAGATGTTGGAGATGATCCACGCCCATGGCGGCAGAAACTATTCCATCTTCCTGGACGAAAGCAGTCTTACTCTGTTTGCGGTAATTGAGATAGAGAACGAGGAGCTATGGGCGCAGGGCACTGACACGGCCATCAACCGGAAGTGGTGGGACTATATGGCCGACATCATGGAGACCAACCCGGACAACAGCCCCGTGTCCACAGACCTGCCCATGCTGTTCCATCTTGACTGA